In Trichoderma atroviride chromosome 2, complete sequence, one DNA window encodes the following:
- a CDS encoding uncharacterized protein (BUSCO:EOG092D412G) yields the protein MSETGLPPNWEVRHSNSKNLPYYFNSAERTSRWEPPAGTDSEKLKHYMAAHHSAGSRPGAVPGVPEGKIRAAHLLVKHRDSRRPSSWREAEITRTKEEAMEIIKAHEQTIRSGASTLGDLAPTESDCSSARKRGDLGYFGRGEMQKEFEDVAFTLKVGELSDVVSTASGLHLIERLE from the exons ATG TCTGAAACCGGTCTCCCTCCGAACTGGGAGGTTCGACACTCCAACTCCAAGAACCTGCCCTACTACTTCAACTCGGCCGAGCGAACCTCACGATGGGAGCCCCCCGCGGGCACCGAcagcgagaagctcaagcacTACATGGCTGCCCACCACAGCGCCGGTTCGCGGCCCGGAGCCGTGCCAGGCGTGCCCGAGGGCAAGATTCGAGCTGCCCACCTGCTAGTCAAGCACCGAGACAGTCGACGGCCGAGCAGCTGGCGCGAG GCCGAAATCACACGAACCAAAGAAGAGGCCATGGAAATCATCAAGGCCCACGAGCAGACCATCCGATCTGGCGCCTCCACGCTCGGCGACCTTGCGCCCACCGAGTCCGACTGCTCGTCTGCCCGCAAGCGAGGCGACTTGGGCTATTTCGGCCGCGGCGAGATGCAAAAGGAGTTTGAGGACGTTGCCTTTACGCTCAAGGTCGGAGAGCTGAGCGATGTTGTGTCGACGGCGAGCGGGCTGCACTTGATTGAGAG GCTGGAGTAA
- a CDS encoding uncharacterized protein (EggNog:ENOG41~TransMembrane:10 (o20-38i50-70o126-147i230-249o255-271i291-308o354-374i386-409o546-567i574-594o)): protein MAGPGIWRLRWNKAIAEGAGYLLVVMICLASELLIWGLSRTLASAGLEFFSTIVGLVLVFAVSTASWAMWKTTDDFYRRWLKKRVDFINAHLGAGFSVPMIMLDQDEMLNGGEIGRVIGSFIATNIVSWVTVFFLSVAAISGIAKLIPQESSRKGSISSEKSIAPSSSFDEEISSADLEEDARPQPATQAQGRASCPGIPDSERQTSPNEQTAPSNNDESSTWSFLSRHYPILLSLLLIFTVGLPLAVAANEERLLDGFVLWFVWISSVRSQRAFKHSQLCNYSTPLKRGLATMMNPVLITTLLMTGYTRAKASVLGPGGLTRTLKTFSGGSPLYAIWTSAVNGVQITNNPTGWFGAGDAALSMLECGILIWGFKLSECRHQIFSIAGLFSIILCTAAAAGNVVLSVLASRALGLNASEALSFAARSTTLALAKPATEAIGGNSPVNAMLVVSNGVLGQLLYPFILDKLGVSRHEDDDKTTVATTTHETMMTAESLPTQTPLNSHLTSLSVSSNSTMASLSVNSNNTIPLFPKSWHQTTSTTDSPVTVAAGIAIGVNGAAMGVSYLYETRSRAAPYAALSMMVFGVMTVVFTTVEPFKSTLVGLATR, encoded by the exons ATGGCCGGACCAGGCATCTGGCGGCTTCGCTGGAACAAGGCCATTGCTGAAGGAGCTGGATATTTGCTGGTTGTCATGATTTGCTTGGCGAGCGAGCTGCTGATCTGGGGCCTGAGCCggaccttggcctcggcggGCTTGGAGTTCTTCTCGACCATTGTCGGCTTGGTGCTGGTTTTTGCTGTGAGCACGGCGAGTTGGGCCATGTGGAAGACGACTGACGACTTCTATCGGAGGTGGCTCAAGAAGAGG GTTGACTTTATCAATGCCCACCTAGGCGCGGGATTCTCTGTGCCGATGATCATGCTGGACCAAGACGAGATGCTCAATGGCGGCGAGATTGGGCGTGTCATTGGCTCGTTCA TTGCGACCAACATCGTGTCCTGGGTcaccgtcttcttcctctctgtGGCGGCCATCAGCGGAATCGCAAAGCTAATACCACAGGAATCTTCGAGAAAGGGCTCAATCAGCTCCGAAAAAAGCAttgcgccgtcgtcgtcatttGACGAAGAGATCAGCTCGGCCgacttggaagaagatgctaGACCCCAACCAGCTACACAAGCACAAGGCAGGGCCTCGTGCCCGGGAATTCCAGATTCGGAGAGGCAAACAAGTCCAAACGAGCAAACTGCGCCATCGAACAATGATGAATCATCTACTTGGAGCTTTCTTTCACGACACTACCCGATTCTGCTATCGctgcttctcatcttcactGTTGGCTTGCCTCTTGCTGTTGCCGCGAATGAGGAGCGTCTCCTGGATGGCTTCGTCCTCTGGTTCGTCTGGATATCCTCTGTTCGATCTCAGCGCGCTTTCAAACACTCCCAGCTATGCAATTACTCTACGCCGTTGAAGAGGGGGCTGGCAACAATGATGAATCCCGTCTTGATAACCACGCTACTCATGACAGGATACACCAGGGCCAAGGCTTCCGTTCTGGGGCCCGGCGGCCTCACCAGGACATTGAAAACATTCAGCGGAGGCTCACCACTCTATGCCATCTGGACATCTGCCGTCAATGGCGTGCAGATAACAAACAACCCAACTGGCTGGTTCGGCGCTGGCGACGCCGCGCTCTCGATGCTTGAATGCGGCATTCTCATATGGGGCTTCAAGCTCTCAGAATGTCGCCATCAAATCTTTAGCATCGCCGGCCTTTTTTCCATCATACTGTGTACCGCGGCCGCAGCAGGCAACGTCGTCCTCTCTGTTCTCGCCAGTCGAGCTTTAGGTCTCAACGCGTCCGAGGCTCTCAGCTTCGCGGCCAGAAGCACAACACTTGCCCTCGCTAAACCTGCCACGGAGGCGATTGGTGGAAACAGCCCCGTCAACGCAATGCTCGTTGTGAGCAATGGCGTACTGGGACAGCTTCTATATCCGTTCATCTTGGACAAACTGGGCGTGAGCAGacatgaagacgacgacaagACGACAGTTGCAACAACAACTCACGAAACAATGATGACAGCCGAGTCATTACCCACACAAACACCCCTGAATAGCCATCTCACTTCTCTAAGCGTGAGCTCTAACAGCACCATGGCTTCTCTAAGCGTCAACTCTAACAACACAATACCCTTGTTCCCCAAATCATGGCATCAAACCACTTCCACAACAGACAGCCCCGTCACCGTCGCCGCAGGCATAGCCATCGGCGTCAACGGCGCCGCAATGGGCGTGTCCTACCTCTACGAAACACGAAGCCGCGCCGCGCCATACGCAGCCCTGTCGATGATGGTCTTTGGCGTGATGACGGTGGTGTTTACGACGGTAGAGCCGTTTAAAAGCACACTTGTTGGCTTGGCGACCCGATAA
- a CDS encoding uncharacterized protein (EggNog:ENOG41) — MDLETRVQAEALLLKAARTHGVQVRRDEVQQHLRHDHHGTALAEWASLHLTTDNLLSPDELAIYSALDRNGQVDILANLHDLSEVQGVTEDDIKLAIDELRRSTESITKQSETLRQQQDALSRLVRRRAENDARRRDLDLDRQSKAESERQRAAAEVEAASQSLAFRISDLEEQGTQAGSNLKGTLGDIFRADDKLLANLQKLGWELERPDPDETLKIDKLRETCSRLVKITVETVRAKLDTTYMDTLVEAERSGRVQPSTHEEVEALEAEVDSLHSEILSVAQMSVEQQYLEQALQTVSTEGGQSAMRTSNTLEYINKCLDHLVGRLDQIQGRIETHLSHQAAAASLISTAKMEMAVEILLPVKQPSSSAPASIFPTSPSKSSNTPARKRSNTVGSHHHRRRSSGVADEPPLDTLMYTMSVPSSVSEETDGRAQIVALSKILEERSKKTDEIARNAQETFELGALAQLNDARLAIQLVRDSVLAESPFNAPRLVDPEISGSITLLAADVEGAKDRLAPVEGQRRDRKSEKRDEFVERWA; from the exons ATGGATCTGGAGACCAGGGTGCAGGCTGAggccctgctgctcaagGCTGCCCGCACGCATGGCGTCCAGGTACGCCGGGATGAGGTGCAACAGCATCTCAGGCACGACCACCACGGCACCGCATTGGCTGAGTGGGCGAGTTTGCATCTCACGACTGATAATCTCCTGTCACCTGATGAGTTGGCAAT ATACTCTGCCCTGGACAGGAACGGCCAAGTTGACATCCTGGCCAATCTCCACGACCTGTCCGAAGTACAAGGTGTTACCGAGGATGACATCAAGCTTGCCATTGATGAGCTCAGGAGATCAACGGAGAGCATAACCAAGCAGAGCGAAACGTTGCGTCAGCAGCAGGATGCTCTATCGCGCCTCGTGAGAAGGCGAGCTGAGAACGATGCTCGAAGGCGGGATCTTGACCTTGATAGGCAAAGTAAAGCTGAGTCGGAGCGGCagagagctgctgcagag GTAGAGGCGGCTTCTCAGAGCCTTGCCTTTCGCATTTCTGATCTCGAGGAGCAAGGCACGCAGGCTGGATCCAACCTCAAGGGCACTCTCGGCGACATATTCCGTGCCGATgacaagctgctggccaatCTACAGAAGCTGGGCTGGGAGCTGGAGCGGCCAGATCCAGATGAAACGCTCAAGATTGACAAGCTGCGTGAGACATGCTCGCG ACTGGTCAAGATTACGGTTGAAACCGTTCGGGCCAAACTAGATACCACCTACATGGACACTCTTGTGGAAGCCGAGCGCTCGGGGCGCGTCCAGCCTTCGACGCATGAAGAAGTCGAGGCCCTCGAGGCAGAGGTGGATTCTCTGCACTCGGAGATTCTCTCTGTTGCTCAGATGTCTGTGGAACAGCAGTACCTTGAGCAGGCTCTCCAAACGGTTTCGACAGAAGGCGGCCAAAGTGCGATGCGCACATCCAACACCTTGGAATAC ATTAATAAATGCCTTGATCACTTGGTCGGCCGCCTTGACCAGATCCAAGGTCGCATCGAGACTCACCTGTCGCACCAGGCTGCCGCCGCGTCACTCATCTCCACCGCCAAGATGGAAATGGCCGTCGAGATCTTGCTGCCCGTGAAGCAGCCGTCATCGTCCGCCCCAGCATCGATATTCCCCACATCGCCGAGCAAGAGCAGTAATACTCCTGCGCGGAAGCGCTCCAACACCGTTGgctctcaccaccaccgccgcagATCGTCCGGTGTCGCGGACGAGCCCCCGCTCGACACCCTCATGTACACCATGTCAGTCCCTTCGTCGGTGTCTGAAGAAACCGACGGCAGGGCGCAGATAGTAGCTCTGTCAAAGATTCTCGAGGAGCGATCCAAGAAGACGGATGAGATTGCTCGGAATGCGCAGGAGACGTTTGAACTGGGCGCGCTGGCGCAGCTGAACGATGCTCGGCTTGCCATCCAGCTGGTGCGGGACAGCGTGTTGGCTGAGAGTCCGTTTAATGCGCCGAGACTGGTTGATCCGGAGATTTCGGGCTCCATTACGCTTTTGGCAGCCGATGTGGAGGGTGCAAAGGACAGGCTGGCACCGGTTGAGGGCCAGAGGAGAGACCggaagagcgagaagagggaCGAGTTTGTTGAACGATGGGCATGA
- a CDS encoding uncharacterized protein (EggNog:ENOG41) produces the protein MLSAGILESRLNALYNQLEGLRPDSSDAELVAFASFFAQDCVVNFESMREAKEPSLGRDGVVAKLRDQMKHLYLEQRTVVSQVISESDMRVFSEMRNRYNVHSEVLDDFPETLVATFDDEGLITNFSLYGCRSHILIMIQKATGNGPFSAEEMTKYPPHCCS, from the exons atgCTCTCCGCCGGCATCCTCGAATCCCGCCTCAACGCCCTCTACAACCAACTCGAAGGCCTCCGCCCCGACTCCTCCGACGCCGAACTCGTCGCCTtcgcctccttcttcgcccaaGACTGCGTCGTCAACTTTGAAAGCATGCGAGAGGCCAAGGAGCCGTCCCTCGGGCGAGACGGCGTCGTCGCCAAACTGCGCGACCAGATGAAGCATCTGTACCTCGAGCAGCGCACCGTCGTCAGCCAGGTGATTAGCGAGTCCGACATGCGCGTGTTTAGCGAGATGAGGAATCGGTATAATGTGCATTCCGAGGTGCTGGATGATTTCCCCGAGACGCTGGTGGCGACATTTGACGACGAGGGGTTGATTACGAATTTCTCGCTGTACGGCTGCAGAAGTCACATCTTGATCATGATCCAAAAGGCCACTGGTAACGGACCCTTTTCAGCGGAAGAAATGACAAa ATATCCGCCTCATTGTTGTTCGTAA
- a CDS encoding uncharacterized protein (EggNog:ENOG41~SECRETED:SignalP(1-20)) — MVRLSVASALTFALSVYALGDPAGAKNVGNGAGGQFIGGQCLSSKDCASTCCAFISGGGVCSGLGAQFQAGKSGCGFGDGGAPPQPSAAAGSSNSGSSSGSTSNTGTSANVPAGFNTAVGDPAGAKNLGNGQGQQFITGACLSDADCASGCCAGQNGGATCSGVGAQFQNGKTGCGFNANGGSSSAPAPAPAPSSNSGSSSGSTNSAVAAPAGFNTAVGDPAGAKNLGNGKGQQFITGACLSDADCASGCCAGQNGGATCSGVGAQFQNGKTGCGFSASTKRSFEFSRIARRFKA; from the exons ATGGTTCGCTTGTCAGTTGCCTCAGCTCTTACTT TCGCCCTTTCTGTCTACGCCCTTGGTGACCCTGCTGGTGCCAAGAACGTCGGAAATGGCGCCGGTGGTCAGTTCATTGGCGGCCAGTGCTTGTCTAGCAAGGACTGCGCTTCGACTTGCTGCGCTTTCATaagcggtggtggtgtttgCTCT gGTCTTGGTGCTCAGTTCCAGGCTGGGAAATCAGGTTGTGGTTTTGGTGACGGTGGTGCTCCTCCTCAGCccagtgctgctgccggcagctccaactccggctccagctccggctcTACATCCAACACTGGCACTTCTGCCAACGTTCCCGCTGGCTTCAACACCGCTGTCGGTGACCCAGCTGGTGCCAAGAACCTCGGCAACGGCCAGGGCCAACAGTTCATTACTGGTGCCTGTCTCAGCGATGCTGACTGTGCCTCTGGCTGCTGTGCCGGTCAAAACGGTGGTGCTACATGCTCTGGTGTCGGCGCCCAGTTCCAGAACGGCAAGACTGGCTGTGGCTTCAATGCCAACGgcggctcttcttctgcccctgctcctgctcctgcgcccagctccaacagcggctccagctccggctcTACTAAcagcgctgttgctgctcccGCTGGCTTCAACACCGCAGTTGGCGATCCCGCCGGTGCCAAGAACCTCGGCAACGGCAAGGGCCAGCAGTTCATTACCGGTGCCTGCCTCAGCGATGCCGACTGTgcttctggctgctgcgccgGTCAAAACGGCGGTGCCACTTGCTCCGGTGTTGGTGCCCAATTCCAGAACGGCAAGACTGGTTGCGGCTTCTCTGCTTCTACCAAGCGAAGCTTCGAATTCTCTCGCATTGCCCGACGATTCAAGGCCTAA
- a CDS encoding uncharacterized protein (TransMembrane:9 (i21-42o86-104i125-147o159-179i255-274o294-312i324-343o406-428i440-458o)), translating to MNSVARRLLISKDRMSFLSNPWIRLGTASLVFGLPVLLYFFYFTCNDITGCPAPALLQPKSLSLTQLKDQIPWPENGIWGFASWKVSGWVMSYYLLSLVLYRVLPGQEVYGTKLRESGRPLRYKLNAFSSSLVQLAACAVGTLLYGAEFPLWTFIDENYLQIYTANLILAFAISIFVYLKSFSVKPGNSELRELALGGQTGNIMYDFFIGRELNPRVTLPFFGEIDLKVWLEMRPGLTGWILLDLAFVAKQYRTYGYVSDSILFVAAVQGYYALEGQYAESGILVMMDTITDGLGFMLSFGDIVWVPFLYSTQTRYLSVYPLQLGWTGISLVSAVFAVGLYIFRASNSQKRIFRTQPNHPSVKNMSFIQTKRGTRLLADGWWGVSRHINYFGDWLQASPFSLPTGIAGYMILPAGAAATAGASVVTMLDGRQVVQGAARGWGMVYTYFYVLYFASLLIHREGRDDAACAEKYGEDWEKYKKAVKWRILPGVY from the exons ATGAATTCGGTGGCCCGTAGGTTGTTGATCTCAAAGGATCGAATGTCTTTTTTGTCTAACCCGTGGATCAGGTTAGGCACTGCATCGCTCGTCTTTGGCCTCCCCGTTCTGCtctatttcttttactttacCTGCAACGACATCACCGGCTGCCCTGCGCCCGCGCTCCTCCAGCCTAAGTCTCTCTCGCTGACGCAGCTCAAAGATCAAATTCCATGGCCTGAGAATGGCATCTGGGGCTTTGCCAGCTGGAAGGTCAGCGGCTGGGTCATGAGTTACTACTTGCTCAGCTTGGTGCTTTATCGAGTGCTCCCGGGGCAGGAGGTCTATGGCACGAAGCTGAGAGAATCAGGGCGGCCGCTGAGGTACAAGTTGAATG CATTTTCTTCTAGTCTTGTTCAGCTGGCTGCATGTGCCGTGGGCACACTTTTATACGGCGCCGAGTTCCCTCTCTGGACTTTTATCGACGAAAACTATCTGCAGATATACACAGCCAACCTCATCCTTGCATTTGCAATCTCAATCTTCGTCTACCTGAAAAGTTTCAGCGTCAAACCTGGCAACAGCGAATTGAGAGAGCTCGCGCTGGGCGGCCAAACCGGCAATATCATGTACGACTTCTTCATCGGCCGTGAGCTCAACCCTCGCGTCACTCTCCCCTTCTTTGGCGAGATTGATCTCAAGGTCTGGCTGGAAATGCGGCCTGGTTTGACGGGCTGGATCCTTCTCGATCTTGCTTTTGTTGCAAAGCAGTACCGCACGTACGGATACGTATCTGACAGCATTCTCTTCGTCGCCGCGGTCCAGGGATACTACGCCCTTGAAGGACAATATGCCGAATCGGGAATTCTGGTCATGATGGATACAATCACAGATGGACTGGGCTTCATGTTGTCCTTCGGAGACATTGTCTGGGTGCCATTTCTTTATTCTACGCAAACCCGCTACCTCTCCGTCTACCCGTTACAGCTTGGCTGGACAGGAATCTCCCTCGTATCAGCAGTTTTTGCCGTTGGCCTATACATCTTTCGCGCATCCAACTCGCAGAAACGCATCTTTCGCACGCAGCCCAATCACCCCAGCGTTAAAAACATGTCTTTCATACAAACCAAGCGTGGCACAAGACTCCTTGCAGATGGATGGTGGGGAGTGTCGCGCCACATCAACTATTTCGGAGACTGGTTACAGGCGTCGCCTTTCAGCCTTCCTACCGGGATAGCAGGATACATGATTCTGCCagctggggctgctgctacagCGGGAGCGAGTGTGGTCACGATGCTAGATGGCAGGCAAGTGGTGCAAGGGGCAGCAAGGGGATGGGGCATGGTTTACACGTACTTCTACGTCTTGTATTTTGCTTCGCTGCTGATACATCGTGAGGGAAGGGATGACGCCGCGTGCGCCGAGAAGTATGGGGAGGATTGggaaaagtataaaaaggcGGTTAAGTGGAGGATTTTGCCTGGCGTTTACTAG
- a CDS encoding uncharacterized protein (TransMembrane:9 (i12-31o75-93i114-136o148-168i244-263o283-301i313-332o395-417i429-447o)) — protein sequence MAATKHKYEFGGPLGTASLVFGLPVLLYFFYFTCNDITGCPAPALLQPKSLSLTQLKDQIPWPENGIWGFASWKVSGWVMSYYLLSLVLYRVLPGQEVYGTKLRESGRPLRYKLNAFSSSLVQLAACAVGTLLYGAEFPLWTFIDENYLQIYTANLILAFAISIFVYLKSFSVKPGNSELRELALGGQTGNIMYDFFIGRELNPRVTLPFFGEIDLKVWLEMRPGLTGWILLDLAFVAKQYRTYGYVSDSILFVAAVQGYYALEGQYAESGILVMMDTITDGLGFMLSFGDIVWVPFLYSTQTRYLSVYPLQLGWTGISLVSAVFAVGLYIFRASNSQKRIFRTQPNHPSVKNMSFIQTKRGTRLLADGWWGVSRHINYFGDWLQASPFSLPTGIAGYMILPAGAAATAGASVVTMLDGRQVVQGAARGWGMVYTYFYVLYFASLLIHREGRDDAACAEKYGEDWEKYKKAVKWRILPGVY from the exons ATGGCAGCGACAAAACACAAATATGAATTCGGTGGCCC GTTAGGCACTGCATCGCTCGTCTTTGGCCTCCCCGTTCTGCtctatttcttttactttacCTGCAACGACATCACCGGCTGCCCTGCGCCCGCGCTCCTCCAGCCTAAGTCTCTCTCGCTGACGCAGCTCAAAGATCAAATTCCATGGCCTGAGAATGGCATCTGGGGCTTTGCCAGCTGGAAGGTCAGCGGCTGGGTCATGAGTTACTACTTGCTCAGCTTGGTGCTTTATCGAGTGCTCCCGGGGCAGGAGGTCTATGGCACGAAGCTGAGAGAATCAGGGCGGCCGCTGAGGTACAAGTTGAATG CATTTTCTTCTAGTCTTGTTCAGCTGGCTGCATGTGCCGTGGGCACACTTTTATACGGCGCCGAGTTCCCTCTCTGGACTTTTATCGACGAAAACTATCTGCAGATATACACAGCCAACCTCATCCTTGCATTTGCAATCTCAATCTTCGTCTACCTGAAAAGTTTCAGCGTCAAACCTGGCAACAGCGAATTGAGAGAGCTCGCGCTGGGCGGCCAAACCGGCAATATCATGTACGACTTCTTCATCGGCCGTGAGCTCAACCCTCGCGTCACTCTCCCCTTCTTTGGCGAGATTGATCTCAAGGTCTGGCTGGAAATGCGGCCTGGTTTGACGGGCTGGATCCTTCTCGATCTTGCTTTTGTTGCAAAGCAGTACCGCACGTACGGATACGTATCTGACAGCATTCTCTTCGTCGCCGCGGTCCAGGGATACTACGCCCTTGAAGGACAATATGCCGAATCGGGAATTCTGGTCATGATGGATACAATCACAGATGGACTGGGCTTCATGTTGTCCTTCGGAGACATTGTCTGGGTGCCATTTCTTTATTCTACGCAAACCCGCTACCTCTCCGTCTACCCGTTACAGCTTGGCTGGACAGGAATCTCCCTCGTATCAGCAGTTTTTGCCGTTGGCCTATACATCTTTCGCGCATCCAACTCGCAGAAACGCATCTTTCGCACGCAGCCCAATCACCCCAGCGTTAAAAACATGTCTTTCATACAAACCAAGCGTGGCACAAGACTCCTTGCAGATGGATGGTGGGGAGTGTCGCGCCACATCAACTATTTCGGAGACTGGTTACAGGCGTCGCCTTTCAGCCTTCCTACCGGGATAGCAGGATACATGATTCTGCCagctggggctgctgctacagCGGGAGCGAGTGTGGTCACGATGCTAGATGGCAGGCAAGTGGTGCAAGGGGCAGCAAGGGGATGGGGCATGGTTTACACGTACTTCTACGTCTTGTATTTTGCTTCGCTGCTGATACATCGTGAGGGAAGGGATGACGCCGCGTGCGCCGAGAAGTATGGGGAGGATTGggaaaagtataaaaaggcGGTTAAGTGGAGGATTTTGCCTGGCGTTTACTAG